The following nucleotide sequence is from Nitratidesulfovibrio termitidis HI1.
TCGGTCATCAACTACCACCAGTACCGGGCCACCCTGACGCGCGAAATAGTCACCCCGGTGCGCGGGCTGGTGAACAAGACCCGCCATTCCTTCGAGCTGTTCCTGGCCGAGCGCGCATCCACCGTCAGCCTCATCTCGCAGGTGTACAGCCCGGCGGAACTGGCCGACGAACGCAACCTGAACCGCATCTTCCGCGCGGTGAAAAGCGAATTTCCCGGTTTCATCGACCTTGGGCTCATCAACGAAAACGGCGTGCACGCCAGCTACGTGGGCCCGTACAACCTGAAGGGCAAGGACTACTCCACCGCCGACTGGTACCAGCAGACGCGGGTCAAGGGCGTGTACGTCAGCGACGTGTTCATGGGCTTCCGGCGCTTTCCGCACATCGTCATCGCCGTGCAGCGCATGACCGACGACGGCCACTCGTGGGTGCTGCGCGCCACCATCGACACCGGGCAGTTCGACCGGCTTATCGCCTCCATGGGGCTGGAACCGGAAAGCGACGCCTTTCTGGTGAACACCGCGGGGGTGCTCCAGACCGCCTCGCGCTTCTATGGCGCGGTGCTGGACCAGCTGCCCCTGCCCATGCCGCCCATGACCTATGAAACGGCCACGCTGGAAACCACCGACCCGGCCGGGCGCGACGTGTTCATCACCTACACCTACTTCCAGCACGCCGACTTCGTGCTGATGGCGGTGAAGCCCCGCGCCGACATCTTCAAGCCGTGGACCACCCTGCGCAGCGACCTGATACTGCTGTTCGTCACCAGCGTGGCGCTGATCCTGTCCGTGGCCTTCGGCCTGACCGACCTTCTGGTGCGGCGCATGCGCGCCAGCGACGAGCGGCGCATCGCCGCCTTCGTGCAGATGGAACACACCCAGAAGCTGTCCTCCATCGGACGTCTTGCCGCAGGGGTGGCGCACGAGATCAACAACCCGCTGGCCATCATCAATGAAAAGGCAGGCCTTGCCTCCGACCTCATGGAACTGGCCAAGGACTTTCCGGAGCGTGACCGCTTCCGCGCGCTGGTGGACGCCATCCTGCGCTCGGTGGAGCGCTGCCGCTCCATCACCCACCGCCTGCTGGGCTTTTCGCGCCGCATGGACGTGAACATCGAGCAGTTGGACGTCAACGACGTGCTCAAGGAAACCATGAGCTTCCTGGAGCAGGAGGCCCTGCACCGGTCCATTGCCACCTCGGTCAGCCTGGACCAGGCCATGCCGCGCATCGCGTCGGACCGGGGCCAGTTGCAGCAGGTGTTCCTGAACATCCTGAACAACGCCTTCGCCGCCGTGCCGGACGGCGGATCCGTGACGCTGGCCACCTGGCTGCGCGACCCGGACACGGTGGGCGTGTCCATCAAGGACAACGGCAAGGGCATGTCCGACGAGGTGCTTCGCCACATCTTCGAGCCGTTCTTCACCACCAAGAAGACCTCGGGCACAGGCCTTGGCATGTTCATAACCTACGGCATCATCAAGCGCCTTGGCGGCGACATTGCGGTGCAGAGCAAGGAGGGCACGGGTACCACCGTGTCCATCTTCCTGCCCGTCAAAGCCGCGCCAACCGCCACCCTCGGGAGCTAAGCATGCAGGAACTGAAGGTTCTGCTCGTGGATGACGAGGAGGAATTCGTCACGACCCTGGCCGAACGGCTGTCGCTGCGCGGCATGGTCACGCGCATCGCCACCGATGGCGAACAGGCCCTGCGCGCCGTGGAGGCGGACCCGCCCCACGTGGTGGTGCTGGACCTGATGATGCCCGGCATCAAGGGCACCGAGGCCCTGCGCCGCATCAAGGCCGGGCACCCCGGCGTGCAGGTCATTCTGCTGACCGGGCACGGCAGCGCGCGCGACGGCATCGAAGGCATGAAGCTGGGCGCGTTCGACTACCTGATGAAGCCCCTGCGGCTGGAAGACCTGCTGGAAAAGCTGCACGAAGCGGGCAGGCTGGCACAGGCCGCGCAGGCAAACGCCTGAGCCCCGCAGCACACAACGTACCGCACAGGAAACACGGCATGGCACACGACGACACCATCCACCTGGCCGCCCCCGCCACAGCGGGGGATGACGCCGCCCACGAATGCGTGGGTTGTCTTGCCGCATCGGCCACGCACGAATTGCAGAACGCCCTGGCGGTGATCCGCGAATCCGCCGGGCTGATGCAGGATCTCGTGTCCCTGTGCGGCGAAGGGCTGCCCCACCGCGACCGGCTGTGCACCATGCTTTCGCTGATTCAGGAACAGGTGGCGCGCGGGGGCGACCTTGCGTGGAACCTGAACCGCCTGGCCCACGCCTGGGAAGAGGACGGCGAGGCCGCCCGCGACCTTGGCGCGGTGCTGGAGGAATTCGTGGCCCTGGCCCGGCGCGGTTGCGCCATGCGCGGGGTGGAACTTGTCCTTGCGCAACAGGGGGGTGACGGCCCGGCAGTGCGCGTAAGCGCCCAGGGCCTGGCCTTGCGCACCAGCCTGCTGCGTGCGGTGCGCTGCTGTCTGGGCGAGGGAACGGAACAGGACACCGCCCGGAATGCCCGTCCCGCCACCGGCGGAATGCTGGTGCTGCGCGCGGCACTGCACAACGGGGTGCCCGGCGTGGAGATGGACTTCACCCCGCCCGGCGCACAGGCCGGTTCCGGATCCCTGGAACTTTCCACGGTCAGTGCCGATACAGCGCGCTGCATGCAGGCGTACGGAGTGGATGTGCGGCAGGCGGAAGGCGCGCAACTGCGCTTCTTTCTGCCCTGTCCCAAATGCACCGCCTGATGCGACGCCATATTTTCCGCTTTCGTGTTGCAACGGTTTCAGCTACGATATAGCCAACTGCTCTCCTGAAACACTTGTCCCACGCGGCGGCAACATCCTGCCGCCACGGCACAACGGAGGAACGTATGGCAACACTTCGTGAAACGCTGGAACGCTGCTTCGCGGCCGTGGCCTTCGCCGATGCGGCGGACCACGGCGAGGCCATGCGCATGGCGGGTGTAACCCCCGCTGCCGCATGCGCCGGGCGGCTTGAGGATGTCTTTGCGGCCGTGGCCTTCGCCGAGGCCGACTGCCACGACGTGGCCATGGAGATGATGGGATGCGTGCGCCCCGCGCGCCGGGTCATCCACAACAGCTTCCTGGATAACGTGGGGCTTGGCGACGTGGCCGTGTGCTACGGCGTCGTGCCCATCTAGGAGCTGCTTCCGAATTGTCTTTTCGCCCGTTGGCTTCGTCAAACATCGTCTGCCATTTTGGTCAAATACGATAAGAGTATACTCCCTCATGGCAGCCTTGTTTTCCTTGCCAACGAACGAAAATCCTCATTCAGAAACAGCTCCGGAATACAGCAAGTGCCCCGCGCGGCGGATTCGCCACCGCCGCGCGGGTTCGCGGACCGAGTTTCACCCGAACCCGAAGGAGAGCAGTCATGAAGGGTATCAAGGTATTGCTGGTGGACGACGAGGAGAATTTCGTCCGCACGCTGGCCGAGCGCATGTCCATGCGCGACGCCGGGGCCACCGTTGCCCTGAACGGTGAAGAAGCCCTGCAGATGGTGTCCGCCGGTGAGGTGCCCGACGTCATGGTCCTTGACCTGCGCATGCCCGGCATCGACGGCATGGAAGTGCTGCGCCGCGTCAAGAAGGCCTATCCGCAGGTGCAGGTCATCGTGCTGACCGGCCACGGCACCGAAAAGGACGAGGAAGAAGCCCGCCGTCTGGGCGCTTTCGAGTACCACAAGAAGCCCGTGGACATCGACATTCTGGTGCGCGACATCCGCCGCGCCTTCCGCGAAAAGGTCGAGGACGCCATGGTGGCCGCCACCTTCGCGCAGGCAGGCGATTTCGACAACGCCCGCAAGATCCTGGACGAAGACAAGAAATAGCGGGCGGGCCGCGCCCGCCTGGGGGTCTCCGGGGCCGGGGCATCCGCCGCGATGCCCATTCCGGGGATATCCGAGGGAAGCATGATGCGCGCCCTGCTCGTGGATGACGAGACGGCATTCGCCGAACTGCTGGCCGAACGGTTGCGTGCGCGCGGCATTGCCGTGCGCACCGCCTATGACGCCGAATCCGCCCTGGCGTTGCTGGACGCCGGAGAGGAATTCGACGTGGCCGTGCTGGACGTGTGCCTGCCCGGCGCCAGCGGCATCGACCTGTTGCGGCGCATGAAGGCGCGCCTGCCGCTGGTCGAGGCGCTGATGCTGACCGGCTCGTCCGACGTGCGCAACGCCGTGGAGGGCATGCGTCACGGGGCGTTCAACTACCTGCTGAAGCCTGCCAACATCGATGATCTGGTGCGCGAACTGCGCTCCGCCCACGAGCGCAAGCTGCGCCAGGAAGAAAACGCCCGCATGATCGAGGCGGGCAAGCTGGCCTCCATCGGGCGACTGGCCGAAGGCGTGGCGCACGAGATCAACAACCCCGTGAACATCATGACCAACGCGGCGGGCTGGATAGAGGACCTGCTGGACGAGCCGGACCTTGCATCCAGCCCGCACGCGGCGGAAATGCGCCGCTCGGTGGTCAAGATCAAGGCCCAGAGCCGCCGCGTGCGCGAGATAACCCGCAAGCTGCTGTTCTTCGGCAAGGGGCTGGACCCGCGCCCCGGCCCGGTGCGCGTGGCCGACCTGCTGGGCGAGGCCCTGCGCCTGCTGGCAGACCGCGCCGCCGACCTTGGCGTGGCGGTGCACCTGGATGTGCCGCCGGACACGCCCCTGCTGGTGGCCCCGCCCGTGGAATTGCGCCAGGTGTTCGTGCACGTGGCCGAAAACGCGCTGGATGCCGTGGAATACGCCCAGTCCACGGTGACGGAACGCAGGCTTGCCGTCACCGTGCGGGTGGAGTTTCCGACTGCCGGGGGTTCCCCGCCGCCGGAAAACGCCGCGCCCGCGCGCGCCTCATCCGGCGCGTCTCCCTCATCTGGTCCGTCCTTCTCTGCTGGCGCGTCCTCCACACCTCTCTCACCCGGCGCATCCCCCTCTGCTGGCTCCCCCCCTGCTCCGGGCACATCCCCTGCACCGGGCGGCGAGATGTGCATCGCCTTCCGCGACACGGGGCACGGCATCCCGTCCGAAGTGCTGCCCTACGTGTTCGAACCCTTCTTTTCCACCCGCCCCGTGGGGCGCGGCATGGGCCTTGGCCTGTCCGTGGCCGTGGGCGTCATCACCTCGCTTGGCGGGTTCATCGACATCGACAGCCAGCCCGGCGACACCACGGTGACCCTGCGCCTGCCCCTGCCCCAGTCCCTGTCGGAAACGCCTGACGAGGCGCCCGCCTCCACTTGCAAGGGCTAGCCCCGCCCGGCGGCCCTGCGCCGCCCCCCCTGACGCGTCCCCCAAACGCGTCCCCAGAAACTTCACCAGACTCTTCCCCCAAACGCATCCCCCACAAACGTCGGAGGCGGACCGGTCAAGCCGGTCCGCCTCCTTTTGCGGGAAGGGGGAGAGAACATTCAGGGGGCGCGATGAAAACCGCGCCTCCCGTTGTGGCCGGCCACCCGCGCCGGACATCGCCGCACGTCCGGCGCGGGTGTGGTTGCCGGCGGATGGAGCGTCCCGCCGCCAAACGGGGCGCTCCACCTTGCTATGATGAACTGTAACTTTCCGGCGTCATTCTTGGCCTTTCATTTCTTTCGCGGGCAACACACGGCGCGCTCGCGATTCGGGGCTGTTTCTAAATTAGGATTTTCGCTCGTTGGCGAGGAAAACAAGCCTGCCATGAGGGAGCATACTCTTCTCGTATTCGACCGATATGGCAGGCGAAGTTTGACGACGCCAACGGGTGAAAGGACAATTTAGAAACTGCCCCTAATGACCGGTAAGCTGCACCCGCCCCTCGATGAGATCCTGCACCACCCCCGGGTCGGCCAGGGTAGAGGTGTCGCCAAAGTCGGAACCCGCGCCGGAGGCGATCTTGCGCAGGATGCGCCGCATGATCTTGCCGCTGCGGGTCTTGGGCAGCCCTTCGGCGAACTGGATGACCTCCGGCGTGGCGATGGGGCCGATTTCCTTGCGCACCCAGGTGCGCAGGGCCGCGCGCAGTTCTTCGGTTTCTTCGGCGTCCGCCGACAGGGTGACATAGGCGTAGATGGCCTCGCCCTTGATGGCGTGGGGCATGCCCACCACGGCGGCCTCGGCCACGGCCGGGTGCGCCACCAGGGCCGATTCCACTTCCGCCGTGCCCATGCGGTGCCCGGAAACGTTGATCACGTCGTCCAGCCGCCCCATGACCCAGGTGTAGCCTTCCTCGTCGGTGCGGGCGCCGTCGCCCGATTCGTACATGCCGGGGAAGCGCTCGAAGTAGGTGGACTTGTACCGCTCTGGCGAACCGAACACCCCGCGCAGCATGCCGGGCCACGGCTTGCGCACCACCAGATGCCCGCCCTCGTTGGGGCCGCAGGGGGTGCCGTCGGGCTTCACCACCGCCGCGTCGATGCCGGGCAGGTGCATGGTGGCGGAGCCGGGCTTCAGCGTGGTGGCGTAGGGCAGCGCGGAAATCATGATGCCGCCGGTCTCGGTCTGCCACCAGGTGTCCACGATGGGCAGGCGGCTGTGGCCGATGTGCTCGTGGTACCACATCCACGCTTCGGGGTTGATGGGTTCGCCCACCGAGCCGAGGATGCGCAGCGACGACAGGTCGTGCTTCTGCGTCCAGTGCGCGCCTTCGCGCATCAGGGCGCGGATGACCGTGGGCGCGGTGTAGAAAATGTTGACCCGGAACTTTTCCACGATGTGCCAGAACCGGTCCGGCCCCGGCCACGAGGGCACGCCCTCGAACATCAGCGTGGTGCCGCCAAGGGCCAGCGGGCCGTACACGATGTAGCTGTGCCCGGTAATCCAGCCGATGTCGGCGGTGCACCAGTACACATCGTCGTCATGCAGGTCGAACACCCACTGGGTGGTGTGGGCCGCGTAGGTAAGGTAGCCGCCGGTGGTGTGCACCACGCCCTTGGGCTTGCCGGTGGAACCGCTGGTGTACAGGATGAACAGCATGTCCTCGCTGTCCATCTTGGCGCAGGGACAGGTGGCATCAAGGGTACGGTCGGCCATGGCCTCGTGCCACCACATGTCCCGGCCTTCGCGCATGGCGCAGCCCGAGTGCGCGCGATCGACCACCACCACCTTTTCCACGCTGGGGCAGTCCTTCAGGGCCTCGTCCACGTTGACCTTGAGCGGGATGGACCGCCCGGCGCGCAGCACGGCGTCTGCCGTGACCACCACCTTGGCCTCGCAGTCGTGAATGCGGTTCTGCAGGCTTACCGCCGAGAACCCGGCAAAAACTATGGAATGCACCGCCCCGATGCGCGCGCAGGCCAGCATGGCCACGGCCAGTTCGGGAATCATGGGCATGTACAGCGCAACGCGGTCGCCCTTCTGCACGCCCAGGCCCAGCAACACGAAAGCGAAGCGGCACACCTCGTCGTAGAGCATCTGGTAGGTCAGCACGCGCACGTCGTCTTCCGGCTCGCCCTGCCAGATGATGGCGGCCTTGTTGCGGCGACCGTTGATCAGATGACGGTCCAGGCAGTTGTACGCCACGTTCAGCGTGGCGCCCTTGAACCATTCGATGCGCGGCTCGTTCATGTCCGCGTCCAGCACCTTGTCCCACGGGGTGAACCAGTCCAGCAGCTGCTTTGCCCGGTCGCCCCAGAAGCCTTCGGGGTCCTTGTCGGCGCGGTCGCGGTGGGCAAGGTACTCGTCCATGCCGTTCACGTGGGGGCGGCGGCGGTCTCCGGAAGGCGCGGCGGGCGGCGCGAAGTGGCGCTTTTCGTCCATCATGCTTTCGATCTTGTCGGACTTGTTCTGGCTCATGCCGTTGCCTCCCGTTCGTTTGGCGGTACGCCGGTGTTTCCGGCCTTTTCGCGTGGCCCGGCCCGTGTCGCGGCGGGGCGTGGCCCAGGGGCTGTTTCCGGATAAGGATTTTTGTTCGTTGGCAAGGAAAACGGGTCTGCCATGAGGGAGCATACTCTTCCCGTATTCGACCGATGTGGCAGACCGCGTTTGACGTAGCCAACGGGCAAAAGGACAATCCGGCAACAGTCCCTGCAACCTTTGTTTAGCGACGCACCGTCAACATGCGAAGCCGTGCGCCACCCCCTTTTCGGTGAACGGTCATCCCGCGCCGGTGAAATTGACTTTTTGCCGGTGGACGGAAAGAATGCCCTGAATGGTGCGCCCCATGAACGGCGCAAGACGGCCCGTCACCGGACGGGGACGGCACGCCGGGGCAACAGCATGCGCCCCGCCCGCGCCATCCCCCGCCGCGCAGACCACCCCCGTGGCCGCCGCAACCGCGCACCGCACGACGCCGGGCAACCGCCCGGCGCGCCCGCACCTGCCCGCACGCGGCGGCTCGACGGAAGGGGGTTCGCACGGTGTCCACGCATTCGACCCTGGAACAGATGTTCAAGCCCACTTCCGTGACCGTCATCGGAGCCACGGCCACGCCGGGCGAGCCGGGTTGCGTCATCATGGACAACCTGATGTCCGGCACCTTTCTGGGGCCGGTGCTGCCGGTGAACGAAACGGGCGAGGCCGTGGCGGGCATGCCCGGCCACACCGACATCGACACCCTGCCGCTGACGCCGGACCTTGCCATCATCTGTTCCCCGCCCGAGACCATTCCCGGCTACATAGAAGAGCTTGGCAAGCGCGGCACCCGCGCCGCCGTGATCATGAGCCGGGGGTTCTTCCGGTTCGACCGTGAACGGCGCGAAGTGCAGAAGGCCGCCCTGCTGCAGGCCGCACGGCGCTGGGGCGTGCGGGTGCTGGGGCCGAACTGCCTGGGGTTCATCACGCCGTCGGTGGGGGTGAACGCCAGCCTTGCCCCGCGAGAAGCGCTGCCCGGCAAGGTGGCCTTTCTTTCGCAGTCCGATTCGCTGTTCACGTCCGTTCTGGACTGGGCCACGTCCAAGGGCATCGGCTTTTCGCACTTCATCGCCCTGGGCGACCGCTACGACGTGCACTTTCACGACGTGCTGGACTACCTGAACAGCGACGTGAACACCCGCGCCGTGCTGCTGTATATAGAGACCATCGACAGTGCCCGGCGGTTCATGTCCGCCGCGCGCGCGCTGGCCCGCAACAAGCCGGTGCTGGTGATCAAGGCGGGCCGGTCGGAGGCGGCGGCCACGGCAGCGGCCGCGCATTCCGGCATGCTGCTGGGCGCGGACGAGGTGTACGACGCCGCCTTCCGCCGGGCGGGCATGCTGCGGGTGGCCGACATCGACGCCATGTTCGACACGGTGGAAACGCTGGCCCTTGCCAAGCCGCTGAAGGGCGACCGGCTGGCCATCCTGACCAACGGCGGCAGCCCCGGCTTTCTGGCCACCGACGCCCTGTTGCAGGGGCGCGGCAAGCTGGCCGAACTTTCCGACGAAACCTGCCAGGCGCTGGACAACCAGTTGGGGCGCGACTGGTCGTACTGGAACCCGCTTATCGTGCGCAGTTCCGCCGATGGGGCCATGTACGCCAAGGCGTTGCAGATATTGCTGGATGACCGGGGCGTGGACGCCGTGCTGGTGATGCACGTGCCCACCTTTTCCATACCCAGCGACGACGTGGCGGGCGCGGTTATCGAGGTGGCGCGGCGCAGCCGCAAGCCGGTGCTGACAAGCTGGCTGGGCATAGACGACGCCGCCGGGGCGCGCCGCAAGTTTGCCGCCGCCGGGGTGCCCAGCCACTTCACCCCGGACAACGCGGTGCGGGCCTTCCTGAACATGGTGGAGTACCGGCGCAACCAGGACACCCTGATGGAAACGCCGCCCTCGCTGCCGGAGGCCTTCAACCCCGACGTGACGGCGGCGCGCATGGTGGTAAACGATGCGCTGGAGGCCAAGCGCATGCTGCTGACCCCGGCAGAGGCCCACGCCGTGCTCACCGCCTATGGCATACCCGTGGCCGAGACGCGCCACGTGAAGACCCCGCGCGAGGCCGTGGCCGCAGCAGCACAGATAGGCTACCCCGTGGCGCTGAAGGTGGAATCGCCCGACGTGCCGCGCACGTCGCTGGCTGGGGGCGTTGCCCTTAACCTGTCCAGCGACGAAGAGGTGATGGACGCCGCCCTGTCCACCGCCAACAACGTGTGCGACCAGGTGCCCGGCGCGCGCATGGAAGGCTATGCCGTGCAGCGCATGTGCCGGTTGGCCGGGGCGCACGAACTGGCCGTGGAAACCGCCACCGACCCTGTTTTCGGCCCCATCATCCGCTTCGGGCAGGGTGGGTCCATGGCAGAGGTGCTGGCCGACCGCCAGACCGCCCTGCCGCCGCTGAACATGGGCCTTGCGCAGGAACTGGTATCGCGCACGCGGGTGTACCGCCTGCTGCGCGGCAACGGTCACAAGGACCGCGTGAATCTGGACGCCGTGCGCCTGCTGCTGTGCAAGGTGTCGCAGCTGATCATCGACATACCCGAAATATTCGAGCTGGAAATTGACCCGCTGTTCGTGGATGCCGACGGCGTGGTGGCGCTGGATGCGCACATGCGCATTGCCTGGTCCACCACCACCGGCACGGACCAGCTGGCCATCCGCCCCTACCCGCGTGAGCTTGAGGAATGCGTGACCCTGCGCGACGGGCGGCACGTGGACCTTCTGCCCATCCGCCCGGAAGACGAGCCGGAGCACTGGGAATTTGTGGAAAGCCTGTCCGCCGAGGACAAGCGGTTCCGCTTTTTCGGCAACGTGGCCAAGCTGCCCCGCGCCGAAATGGTGAAGCTGACCCAGATCGACTACGACCGCGAAATGGCCTTTATCGCCAAGGGGCCGGATAACGAAGGGGTGGTGCGCACGCTGGGCGTGGTGCGGGCCATGGTCAGCACCGACAACAGCGAGGCGGAATTCGCCGTGGCCGTTCGGTCCGACCTGAAGCGGCAGGGTCTGGGCAAGCTGCTGATGCAGAAGATCATCCGCTACTGCAAGGCGCGCGGCACCAAGCGCATTGTGGGTGCGGCCCTTGGTGACAACAAGTCCATGGCCGAACTGGCACGGTCGGTCGGCTTCATCGTCAGCAAGGACTACGACGAGGACATCTGGCAGCTAGACTTGCCGTTGGAGGATGGGAAGGGGGAAGGACATTAATGGTGGTTTGCAACACAGTGATGTTGCTCTGAATCAAACTTCGTTAACAGTGATAGACTCGACCATTACACAGGACAGTCAGTTGTGACTTGACCTGAATCAGACCCCGTTTACAGTCCCCGGCCCGGGCGTCCGTGAACAGGCTGAGTTGTGACTTGACCTGAATCAGACCCCGTTTACAGTCCACACCGTCAGCGGCCGGTTGTCCGTGGCGTTGTGACTTGACCTGAATCAGACCCCGTTTACAGTTTGCTGCACGAGCAACGGGTGTGAAAATCTGTTGTGACTTGACCTGAATCAGACCCCGTTTACAGTCGATCGCGAAGGCTGGTGCCAGGTTGCCCCGTTGTGACTTGACCTGAATCAGACCCCGTTTACAGTTCGGCGTCGGCCACATCGCATCCCCGGCTTGTTGTGACTTGACCTGAATCAGACCCCGTTTACAGTTTGCTGCACGAGCAACGGGTGTGAAAATCTGTTGTGACTTGACCTGAATCAGACCCCGTTTACAGTCGATCGCGAAGGCTGGTGCCAGGTTGCCCCGTTGTGACTTGACCTGAATCAGACCCCGTTTACAGTTCGGCGTCGGCCACATCGCATCCCCGGCTTGTTGTGACTTGACCTGAATCAGACCCCGTTTACAGTGGCCATCCGCACCGGCATAGCGCCCAACTTGTTGTGACTTGACCTGAATCAGACCCCGTTTACAGTCAGACGCCCCGTGCTCATGAGTTTTACGAGGTTGTGACTTGACCTGAATCAGACCCCGTTTACAGTCCCTGTACGCCGCCCAGCAGCTGGACCGTTGTGACTTGACCTGAATCAGACCCCGTTTACAGTTTGACCTGGACTATATCCCCCTGGTCGTACGTTGTGACTTGACCTGAATCAGACCCCGTTTACAGTTGCCGCTGTCCAGTACCGCCGCCGTGACGCGTTGTGACTTGACCTGAATCAGACCCCGTTTACAGTACGGCACACAGTATCCCTCCAGTGGTCTGCGTTGTGACTTGACCTGAATCAGACCCCGTTTACAGTCTTGTCAGCCAGCTGGCGCACCGTGTAGCGGTTGTGACTTGACCTGAATCAGACCCCGTTTACAGTGGCCGCAGCCCACGCACGCGAGGGAAATGAGTTGTGACTTGACCTGAATCAGACCCCGTTTACAGTGCCCGTACCTCGCGGCTGACGTGCTGGCGGGTTGTGACTTGACCTGAATCAGACCCCGTTTACAGTTCCACGGTGATGCCATTCACCTTCCGGGTCGTTGTGACTTGACCTGAATCAGACCCCGTTTACAGTCTTCCACGTCGCCCAACAGGTAGCGGATGCGTTGTGACTTGACCTGAATCAGACCCCGTTTACAGTGATAGAGCCATCTCACCGTCCGCCAAGCAGGTTGTGACTTGACCTGAATCAGACCCCGTTTACAGTCGCGGCCACCATCACCTCGTAGCACTCGTGGTTGTGACTTGACCTGAATCAGACCCCGTTTACAGTGCGGGGCGAACACCGCCCCGTCGGCATAGAGTTGTGACTTGACCTGAATCAGACCCCGTTTACAGTCCGGGTACGTGTCCGTGCCTGTGCCCCCGCGTTGTGACTTGACCTGAATCAGACCCCGTTTACAGTATCGGCAGCGGCGGCTCGAAGCCCTTTGGGGTTGTGACTTGACCTGAATCAGACCCCGTTTACAGTATGACACATGGACTCAAGCATCATACGTAGGTTGTGACTTGACCTGAATCAGACCCCGTTTACAGTCGTGGGTGTGAACACGCTCCACGCCTTCTAGTTGTGACTTGACCTGAATCAGACC
It contains:
- a CDS encoding GNAT family N-acetyltransferase, whose product is MSTHSTLEQMFKPTSVTVIGATATPGEPGCVIMDNLMSGTFLGPVLPVNETGEAVAGMPGHTDIDTLPLTPDLAIICSPPETIPGYIEELGKRGTRAAVIMSRGFFRFDRERREVQKAALLQAARRWGVRVLGPNCLGFITPSVGVNASLAPREALPGKVAFLSQSDSLFTSVLDWATSKGIGFSHFIALGDRYDVHFHDVLDYLNSDVNTRAVLLYIETIDSARRFMSAARALARNKPVLVIKAGRSEAAATAAAAHSGMLLGADEVYDAAFRRAGMLRVADIDAMFDTVETLALAKPLKGDRLAILTNGGSPGFLATDALLQGRGKLAELSDETCQALDNQLGRDWSYWNPLIVRSSADGAMYAKALQILLDDRGVDAVLVMHVPTFSIPSDDVAGAVIEVARRSRKPVLTSWLGIDDAAGARRKFAAAGVPSHFTPDNAVRAFLNMVEYRRNQDTLMETPPSLPEAFNPDVTAARMVVNDALEAKRMLLTPAEAHAVLTAYGIPVAETRHVKTPREAVAAAAQIGYPVALKVESPDVPRTSLAGGVALNLSSDEEVMDAALSTANNVCDQVPGARMEGYAVQRMCRLAGAHELAVETATDPVFGPIIRFGQGGSMAEVLADRQTALPPLNMGLAQELVSRTRVYRLLRGNGHKDRVNLDAVRLLLCKVSQLIIDIPEIFELEIDPLFVDADGVVALDAHMRIAWSTTTGTDQLAIRPYPRELEECVTLRDGRHVDLLPIRPEDEPEHWEFVESLSAEDKRFRFFGNVAKLPRAEMVKLTQIDYDREMAFIAKGPDNEGVVRTLGVVRAMVSTDNSEAEFAVAVRSDLKRQGLGKLLMQKIIRYCKARGTKRIVGAALGDNKSMAELARSVGFIVSKDYDEDIWQLDLPLEDGKGEGH